In a single window of the Paenibacillus sp. MMS20-IR301 genome:
- the hslO gene encoding Hsp33 family molecular chaperone HslO: METKKDRLVRGTALNGKVRAFAVRTTELVDELRRRHDTYPTATAALGRTVTAAAIMGAMLKGQEKLSIIVKGDGPIGQITAESNARGEVRGYVHNPHVHLPSNSLGKLDVAGAVGTEGFIDIIKDLGMKEPYRGSVPIVSGELGEDFTYYFAVSEQTPAAVGLGVLVETDNSVRVAGGFIIQLLPGLTDQEITEIERALGGMPSVTSLLDQGLEPEEMLRMLLPDTVILDGLEVSFVCQCSRERIEQTLVSLGQYELERLIEEDDQAEVICHYCNEAYVFNKDELQVILDQAKS, encoded by the coding sequence ATGGAAACTAAGAAGGATAGGCTTGTCCGCGGAACTGCACTGAACGGAAAGGTCAGAGCGTTCGCGGTCCGGACCACAGAACTCGTCGATGAATTGCGGCGCAGACATGATACGTATCCGACAGCAACAGCTGCCCTTGGCCGTACCGTTACAGCCGCAGCTATCATGGGCGCCATGCTCAAAGGACAAGAGAAGCTTTCAATTATTGTCAAAGGAGATGGCCCGATCGGGCAGATTACAGCGGAATCCAATGCCCGCGGTGAGGTTCGCGGCTATGTGCATAATCCGCATGTTCATCTGCCCAGCAACAGCCTCGGCAAGCTTGATGTTGCAGGTGCTGTAGGGACTGAAGGGTTCATAGATATTATCAAAGATCTGGGGATGAAGGAGCCGTACCGCGGAAGTGTGCCAATTGTTTCAGGAGAGCTTGGAGAGGATTTCACTTATTATTTTGCTGTCTCGGAACAGACTCCTGCTGCAGTAGGGCTTGGTGTTCTGGTAGAGACGGATAACTCGGTGCGGGTGGCTGGAGGGTTCATTATACAGCTCCTGCCCGGCCTGACAGATCAGGAAATTACTGAGATCGAGCGGGCGCTGGGGGGAATGCCTTCGGTAACGTCGCTGCTTGATCAGGGGCTGGAGCCGGAGGAGATGCTCCGTATGCTGCTGCCGGATACTGTAATTCTTGACGGGCTGGAGGTCTCATTTGTCTGTCAATGCTCGCGGGAGCGGATTGAGCAGACACTGGTCAGTCTGGGCCAGTATGAGCTTGAACGGCTGATTGAAGAAGATGACCAGGCTGAAGTAATCTGCCATTACTGTAATGAGGCCTATGTATTCAACAAGGACGAACTGCAGGTCATCCTGGATCAGGCGAAATCGTAG
- a CDS encoding type III pantothenate kinase, whose product MVLVVDIGNTNIVLGVYRGQELLHHFRLSTARQSTVDEYGVLIHNLFHMANISFKDVEGVIISSVVPPLVQVIVEMCVKYIGKEPLLVGPGIKTGLNLRYENPREVGADRIVNAVAAIEQYKCPLVVVDFGTATTFDCIDSGANYLGGAIVPGLGISTEALYQRASKLPRIELEKPKKVIGRNTVHAMQAGIIFGYAGQVEGIVRRIKQEMNVPVLKVIATGGLAPLIAGETDCIDEVNPMLTLEGLRIIYNRNK is encoded by the coding sequence ATGGTTCTTGTCGTCGACATCGGCAATACGAATATTGTGCTTGGGGTTTACCGGGGACAGGAGCTGCTGCATCATTTCCGGCTGAGCACTGCCCGGCAATCGACCGTCGATGAATATGGGGTGCTTATTCATAATTTGTTCCATATGGCGAATATATCATTTAAAGATGTGGAGGGGGTAATTATCTCCTCCGTCGTTCCGCCGCTGGTTCAGGTTATTGTGGAGATGTGTGTGAAATATATCGGTAAGGAACCGCTGCTCGTCGGCCCTGGGATCAAAACCGGGCTTAATCTGCGTTACGAGAATCCGCGTGAAGTGGGTGCAGACCGGATCGTGAATGCAGTAGCCGCGATTGAGCAATACAAGTGCCCGCTTGTTGTCGTGGATTTCGGTACGGCAACCACATTTGACTGTATTGACTCTGGAGCCAACTATCTCGGCGGGGCCATTGTTCCGGGGCTTGGAATTTCAACTGAGGCTTTATATCAGCGGGCTTCCAAGCTGCCGCGGATTGAGCTTGAGAAGCCCAAAAAGGTGATCGGGCGCAATACCGTTCATGCGATGCAGGCCGGTATTATCTTTGGCTATGCCGGCCAGGTTGAGGGCATTGTAAGACGGATTAAGCAGGAGATGAATGTGCCTGTCCTCAAGGTGATTGCTACTGGAGGGCTGGCTCCGCTGATTGCCGGAGAGACGGATTGCATTGATGAAGTAAATCCGATGCTGACGCTGGAAGGCTTGCGCATTATCTACAACCGGAACAAATAA
- the nadC gene encoding carboxylating nicotinate-nucleotide diphosphorylase yields MMFNGYNEELLQSIKDWLQEDVGSGDITTRTTIPQGHESKGIIHAKEDGVICGIPVAELVFEVVDPALIFTAMVQEGQPVTKGTIIAEVEGSTHAILTGERLALNLMQRLSGVASRTASFVQKLEGLPVRLVDTRKTTPGHRMLEKYAVRIGGGANHRFGLYDAVMIKDNHIKGAGGIRQAVSRARANIPHTMTIEVETESLEQVEEALAAGADIIMLDNMSPELMTEAVRRIRTKARHVKIEASGNVSLETVRGMAETGIDVISVGRLTYSFASLDISLDLNGKKEGNL; encoded by the coding sequence ATGATGTTTAATGGCTATAATGAAGAGCTGCTTCAGTCGATTAAGGACTGGCTGCAGGAGGATGTCGGATCCGGAGATATTACGACCCGCACCACTATTCCCCAGGGACATGAGTCCAAAGGAATTATCCATGCCAAAGAGGATGGAGTGATCTGCGGCATCCCTGTGGCGGAGCTGGTATTTGAAGTGGTAGATCCTGCGCTAATATTTACAGCTATGGTGCAAGAGGGGCAGCCCGTGACCAAAGGGACAATAATTGCCGAGGTCGAAGGCAGCACCCATGCTATTTTGACAGGGGAAAGACTTGCGCTTAATTTAATGCAGCGGTTATCGGGAGTGGCTTCGCGGACGGCATCGTTTGTGCAGAAGCTTGAAGGACTGCCGGTCCGGCTGGTCGATACCCGAAAGACTACACCGGGCCACCGGATGCTGGAGAAATATGCTGTACGCATAGGCGGCGGAGCGAATCACCGCTTTGGCCTGTATGATGCAGTAATGATTAAGGATAATCATATCAAGGGAGCCGGAGGCATCCGTCAGGCGGTTAGCCGTGCCCGGGCCAATATTCCGCATACCATGACCATCGAAGTGGAGACGGAAAGCCTGGAGCAGGTAGAGGAAGCGCTTGCCGCCGGGGCGGATATTATTATGCTCGACAATATGTCCCCTGAGCTTATGACCGAAGCGGTAAGAAGAATCCGCACCAAAGCACGCCATGTTAAAATTGAAGCTTCCGGCAATGTGTCACTTGAAACCGTCCGCGGTATGGCAGAAACCGGAATCGATGTGATCTCTGTCGGAAGATTAACCTATTCCTTCGCGAGTCTCGACATCAGCCTCGATCTGAACGGCAAGAAGGAGGGGAACCTCTGA